The sequence CAAGGCCTTCGATCATGATCGCGAAGCGGCATTCGCGTGGCGTTGTGCCGGCGGGCGGGTTGATCTCGAAGCGGAAGCGGTAGCGCGCGCCGGGCTCCAGTGTGAGTTCGCGTCGCTCGATCGTCACCCATGGACGGCAGCTCTCGGGCGCCAGCTGGTCGGTGAAGACCACCGAGTTGTCGGCCTGGAAGGTCCAGTCGTTGGTGTACACCCGGTAGCCGCCTTTGAACTGGCCCACGTGCTGGATCTCGAACACCTGACGCAGCGGCTGGCCAGGCGTGGCCTTCACTTCAAAACGCGGGGGTGTGATGTAGGCGGCAAAACCTTGCGCATTCCCCATGAGCGGCGTCAAGAACAGTACACAGACACACGCCCAACCCAGCAGCGTATTCAATCTGTTGAGCAACGATCCCGGAAGCGAAGTCGTCATGGCGGGTTCAGTTGGTATCGAGTTCGAAGTGAAAATTCAGGCGACGGCTGTTGGATGTCCAATCGGCATTCGATCGCAGCCGAACCTGCATCTGGTCTTCCAGAGTGGCGCCGGGAATCGTACCGGCGAAGACCAGGGCGCGTTCGCCGGACACCAGGCGCCCGGCCTGCAGTCTGCCCTGCGTCGTCCAGACAGCCTCGATGCTGGAAGCCTCGTCGCGCGGCAGCACCATGTAGATGCGACCACTGCGGCCGATCCAGTCGCGGGTGTCGATGCGGATGTTGACGGTCACCCAGGCTTCCATGCCGCTCGCGTTCATCTGGCCTCGGGCGAACGGCAACCACTGCATCTGCACGTTGGGCGGAACGGTGTAACTCAACGAGTCGTCCAGCCGGAACGGATTCGCCAGGCTGGACCCGAATGCCAACATGCCCAGCGCAGCAATGACAAGTCGCCGGCGTCCCGTCATGGTGAAGCCAGTGTGTAGGTCACACGGCCGTTGTAGGTACCAGCCGCACGCACGTCGCTGTTGGCGTATGAAAAGGTGTGGCAGTTTTCGAGGTAGGTGTTGCCGGGAACCGTGGCGAGGTTCTGGGTTCCCCCGTTGAACGTGCCGGGTGCAATCACGTTGGGGACGCCGCTGCCCGGGGC is a genomic window of Hydrogenophaga sp. RAC07 containing:
- a CDS encoding COG1470 family protein; translation: MTTSLPGSLLNRLNTLLGWACVCVLFLTPLMGNAQGFAAYITPPRFEVKATPGQPLRQVFEIQHVGQFKGGYRVYTNDWTFQADNSVVFTDQLAPESCRPWVTIERRELTLEPGARYRFRFEINPPAGTTPRECRFAIMIEGLDPARSGVDVGGRIGVIVYAAVGDAAPVLNLTATRVVKASDGKSVATLDVRNSGNAHGRLEGYVNAIDAAGQTLEMTPADIPIMPGETRGVALSPVVGEGKTAPEVRFPLVVKGTLEWGKNRLPLDARFAP